The genomic DNA CCTGAAGGCCGCTGCATGGCCGTGGCTGGCGTTGCTGGTGGTGGCGGGCACGTGGGGCTACGGCGCGATGCTGGTGCGCCATACGGACGGCCATGCGCCCTACGTGGACGCGGCGATCCTGCTGCTGAGCATGGTCGGTCAGTTGCTGATGATGCGGCGCAAGCTGGAGTGCTGGTGGGTGTGGCTGCTGGTGAACACCCTGGCGGTTCCGCTGTACTACAGCGGTGGCCTGCAGCTGACTGCGCTGCTGTACGTGGGGTATTGGATCAACGCGCTGGTCGCACTGCGGCACTGGCGGCGGGAGATGGACGTTGCGCGCTGACGCGCGTACGGTCAGAAGCGCAGGCAACGTCAACATCAAAAGCCCTGCGGGGCCGTGGGTTGGCGGGGCGGGGTGGATTGGCGGGGGACGGCAGAAACTGCATCCATGCGGGCCTCGTTTCGCGCCATCCATGGCGCTCAACGCCCCCGCCAACCCACCCCGCCCCACCTTCGACAGGTCCATGGTGGCCATGGACAAACATCGGGTTGGACGGGGGGAAATGAAAAGGGATCGGGGGCTCTCGCCACCCGACGGGTCAACAATGCCAGTGGTAGCGCCGAGCCGTGCTCGGCGGACTGTTTCCGCCAATGGCCCGCTGCGCTCGCCGAGCATGGCTCGGCGCTACCAACCCACACCTGCTGGCAGCCGCGGGAACCCATCCCGCTCTACCCACCCACAGAAAACCCACACCCGCGGCACAGCAGGAAAAATCAGTCGCCCAGCGTCAGCAGCGAGGCGTTGCCACCGGCGGCGGTGGTGTTCACCGTCACCGTCTTTTCCGTTGCAAAGCGCAGCAGGTAGTGCGGGCCGCCCGCCTTCGGGCCGGTGCCGGACAGGCCCTGGCCACCGAACGGCTGCACACCGACCACGGCACCGATCTGGTTGCGGTTGACGTACACGTTGCCCACCTGGATGCCGGTGGTGATGCGGTCTACGGTCTCATCGATGCGCGAATGCACGCCCAGTGTCAGGCCATAGCCGGTAGCGTTGATCTGGTCGATCACGGATTGCAGCTGATCACCCTTCCAACGGATCACGTGCAGCACGGGTCCGAAGATCTCCCTGTGCAGCTGGCCCAGGTCCTTCAGTTCATACGCGCGCGGGGCGAAGAAGCTGCCATGTGCGGCTTCGTCGGTCAGGGTTGCCGCGGCGATCAGGCGCGCTTCGGTGTCCATGCGTGCGGCATGGTCGTGCAGGATCTTCAACGCGTCCGCATCGATCACCGGGCCCACGTCGGTGGACAGCAGGCCCGGGTCGCCGATCTTCAGTTCCTTCATCGC from Stenotrophomonas sp. 169 includes the following:
- the pnuC gene encoding nicotinamide riboside transporter PnuC, with the translated sequence MDFSDPAFKLEIAANVAAAASILLAGRNSVHGWWISIIAGVLFALVFLQARLYGQVALQGFFIAVGALGWWQWLRGDRGAPLRITRLKAAAWPWLALLVVAGTWGYGAMLVRHTDGHAPYVDAAILLLSMVGQLLMMRRKLECWWVWLLVNTLAVPLYYSGGLQLTALLYVGYWINALVALRHWRREMDVAR